The region CATGAATAGCGGCGTCTCCTTCCCCTGTTGTCCTACAGGACTCCAGCTTTTGAGTTTCAACAACCACTTTATTTGTAGCCATAATTATTTCTGAATGGAAGACAAATGTGATTTTATACATAATCCAAAACCAACAGTTCGTTTGTTTCCCATTTGCTAACATTACAACGTAGACTAACCCATGCTAGGTCTTTATGTGATTTACATTGAActacactgaaaaaatattgcatttaaaagtccacaaagtaaacacaaagtCTCGTTAAAGGTGAGCAGTTCCACAATCCCGCTTACCTCTGATATTAACTGTTACTCAGCAATTTAGCTACTCCAGTTAAGTAACTTGAAACCTTGACATTTACCCCCAGCTTTAGCTACATACATGTTGGTGAAAGACTAATTACAGGTAAGTTATTGCTAATGCTAGTTGACAAGCGGGAAAGATTTAGTATTCATTCTAtagtttgaccttttttttcatttgtttgatgcCTGCTACTTATGTTTCCCTATTTTGAAGGCAAAGTGACATGTCATAACGCAGGCTAGCATCAACAAAGACAACATGAACATTAACGTACATGATGCGTATCGTTGTCTGAATTTGAATGGATATcattcttcttattattattattaatattttataggAAGATAACGACTTTCCAAGTGAATTATCGTAAGAGTAACATTCTGTAAAATGGATGTAAATCTTTGATAACCCTGCCAAATCCACAGCGGGCTCATGAGCTCACCTGTTAGGTGCTTTACTGGCTGCGTGAGAGCCGCGTGCGGCCACAAACTTTCATACGGACGCGGTGCTGCGTTTGGGGCACACGGGAAAGATGGGCACCATGATAGGCTACGACTGGAGAAGTTGTGAGTTGAATCTGTGTCAAAATGatgttaattgaaaaaaaaaaagaatttccgAAGAGGGTTTAACACTATTTATACACGTGGTCATGGTAATTCACCAGCAGAGGGCACAAATGCGTCGTTTTACCGTTCACGCTCCTCAGCACTTAAAAAAACTTATGCTGGTAATGAAGAGGTTATTTTACCTGCAGAAAGTATAAAATCAAATGAACTTTACAGTTGTTATATGCAAATTTTATGAAGGATATTGAGTGATGTgtcaaaataaacagataaaaaagcTGCTTTGAAATCAAATTGCAAAGTCGAAACTATTCTAATTCCCATATAAAGCTTCATGATCTTACACATTACAATACAATcgtcatttcattttttttttaacctgactGAGTGAACCGCACAAGAACTCCACTGAGCATGTACCCTGTGCCTGTGCAAATGGCAATAAAGTCTCTTGAATCCTGACAGTGGATTATGTCTCTGAGGTCCTCCTAAGtccttttcatttcagtttttatatacGGAATTAAGACAGGAGCTAGgatacaaagaaaaagagaacaatttattttctttcttctcttcttttcttccttcttacTCAGATTTTATAATGCTCAGTGATTCTAATGTTGTCTAGAGTCATGATctctttgatgatgatgatgatgatgatgatttaggACTATGCTGGTTTTAGGGCCTACAATATAGTCATataattcttttgtttttgtagatttaatgtttttcttccccttttctCTAAACTGCTTAAATGGGCCTCTGCTGTCAAATGATTCTTGTATGTCACTATGCTCATGTTGAATAAAAACTGGTCAAAACTGGCCTGTTTTTGACAAGTTTTTAAACTGACTTCAGTGAGCACACAGGATGATGGGTGCTGCTTTAATTTAGGATCTTTTCATTTAGAGGCTTCACATCAAAAAACATGACCTACTGTCaaaatttgcatgtacataTGTGCTACTGATACCTAGGTTCAAAACTAAGAGAGGTGGCAAATATTATCAACATATTTTCGTTTATTTTCCACTCAAATTCACTCATAAGAAAACTTACTGAATATGAGGAACTTCCATAAGTAGCATTCAATGTAACCTTGTAAATATAAGTGTTCATGTTATTGTGTATAAACCATGTATATATTATTAGACCCTGTGATTATTTGGGCAGTGTGTTGTGACTGAAATACCCCAGGTTTGATTTtggcagcagacacacacacctgactctGTTAGCATCCCAAATGTGCCATTACTATCTGCTGTTGGAATAAGGCCTCAGTATGGCTCAAAGTTCTTGTCTAATGTGGAATACTGGAGGGGTCTGCATCTGACCTATTTTTGTAACACTTCAAAAAGAGACCATATGACAACCACCCCAACTTTACACAGTGATCGGCCAAGTGTGCAAGTTCTCTCAAGATCTTTTCCCATCCTTTAAACAAGTACCtctctctgatgtttttgtgaatTCAACACCATGAACACCTTCAAGAAGAGTTTGTACGATTCACTGTGTCAAGATTCCAAAGACACCCAAAAGACAGAGTTGTTAGAGAGAGACGGGAGCCAGTGAGGCCATTCAGAACAGGTAGAAACACTGATTACACTGTGTACACTGATATTGATGAAAGTGGAGTTTGTTGACCAGAAATCTACAACCAGCTGTAGGGAAGTGTAGTCTGGTGATAATGGTCTGTGGGCACATGAGTGtgagtgacccctttcacattagtCATCAGTTGTTGATATAAGattattgattagagcagctttactgcatttgcatgttttagttAGTTGACTAAAAGCTACATTACCTTTGCATCACTACCAGGTAATTTGCAAGTATGCTGTAGTGCTTTGAATGTCTGATTACTGTATTGTTCCACCCTGTCAGGTTTCCATATACTATGAGACACTTAAAAGTTGCATGAATGAGgaaatccatcacagtgaacatcataTAGACTTTCCTTTGTGCCTCACTATTGTTACAaccaaacataaaacagttgctgctgtaataactttccagagttgtaaaatcttgTCTGAACACCCCTCAGACCAGCGGCTCCAAACCTGAGAGTTGAGGCCTCAAaaggtcacaagataaatctgaggggtaacatgatgattaaacaaacaagaaaacaaaacatttcttttacaaaaaatgacatttatttctatttaatttTTGCCTTTTGAAATATGTTTACCACTTCCGGCCTCTAAAAAGCCTTCTAATGACACACTCTGGTGTTCACAATGAGTGAATGCCTGTGAGAAGGGATCACAAGTAGACACTTTCATTAGTCAGTGGCTCTCAATTGGTTTAGTAGGTGACCATTGACTAGCTGTGTCCTTAATTCCACACTACACAGTAAGAAAAGATAGTTTGTGTATCTGCATTGCATCACAAGTTGCTGTTAATATACAtaaaattaatgtattttactgtttaaagAACAGAAAATGGTACAAGATATGCACATATTTCAAAACCTGCaagagaaaacacttttttcttaaAGATATACTTTTCCGCTTTTTACAGCTGTTTGTTCACATATAGAATTTGTATACATGTTTCTGCCTGTGAGTAGTTCCTTAATagttgtgcattgcattgtgggacaataGTAAATTAATCCGACTGCTCAGCCTGTGAGAAGTGTTgcataatgtcttctgtggctctggaggagcttagTCAACAatataaccctgatgatgtcatcagatggTGATGTCACTGGGGGGGTTTCCTCAGCTTGGGTTTGGATGCTGCTACTTTTTAAACAGAAACTCTGCGTTACAAACTGGTGTTGTtcagtttgaaagatgtgggtgTTTATCACGCTGGGagaatctaaaataaaaagatgctattggttgcattatgggaaatgtaggatccagcaaGAAGccaaaagtcaggatatctcagctcATTCTTATTATCCGTCTCTTGTGAGATACAAAAACTCTGCTTCTGTGTTTGGACATTTCCTGAATTAAATACTGACTTTGTTGTTGGAATTTTATTTAACTGATGAGTTCATGATGTCGGTAGACGTCCAAACTCTACCTTCCTCCTCCCAGCAGCTGCAAGACTAACTCCTCGTCTTCAGCCAGAGAGAGACCAGTGTCCAGGGCTGTGTGCTCATCTTCCTGCTGCCtcactttcttcctcttccctgCTGGgagctcctcctcttcctcgtcgCTGCTTTCACTGCTGTGGTGCCGTTTAGCTAACCTGGCTTGATgaccaccatcatcatcctcctcctcctcagagcGCTGTTTATCAGGATCCGGCAGAGTGCTAGGGTCAAACTCGTCTTCGCTGTGATTTGCCAGGTATGCCAccacctcatcctcctcctcctcctcatcagaTTTCTGTCCATGCTGCTTGCTGGCCTCCCTCCTGGCTGCCTTTGCCTTCagcctcttctctctgtgtttggcCTTCACCTTGCGGCTGTACTCCTGCTTGTCAAACTCCTGGTCTTCTCGTTTCAGCCTCTCCCGGGCCTTCTCCACGTTGATACCTGaaacctcctcttcctcctcctcctccttctccttacCAGTCGCTGAGCGCTGGACTGGTGGCCACAGCTGCACAGCCTCTCCCTTTTCACTGAAAGTCACTTTGGTGTTGACCTGGAAGTTTCTCTTGAGGACTTTTTTGGCCTCTGTGaactttgtctctttctcagttttcttttgGGCATCCTCATCCGGCTCCTCAGAACTCTCCTGGTCCCCTGTCAGATTGAAGACGTCCTTTCTTTTGACTGTCAACAGGTCCAAGTCTTttagatcatcatcatcatcatcatcctcgcTTAGGAGTAGTGTCTTGGACtgatcctcctcttcctcatcatcagcTGAATCTTCTGACTCTGAGCTCTGACTTTCCTGGTGAGAAGGTTCTCCTCTCAGCTGAGACCTGAAgctcctcagctcctcctcctcctcggacTGCTCTTCCTCTCGTTGCTCTTCTTTCTCAGCTCTCTGTGCCTGAGCTTTATTTAAGAAGCGCACCCTGGGGGCCAAAGCCAGGCCCAGAGAGACCGCATACTCATGAATCTGCAGTTTAAAGACATCAAACACATCTTTGTTCTTCATCAGGTAGACGGAGCGCAGGTAGGAGACAAAACACCTCTGGGCTCGCTCCTTCTGCTCCTTCTCCTGGGCCAGGAAGGCCTCCAGCTTCTGCTGAACACTCTGCAGTTTATCCGGGTTCACCTGGAATCAATCAAACCATAACAGTCAATACAGATGTCGTCTActgttctgctgctgtgaaCAATActcacagctgtgtgtttatgttgtagTTAAAGTACCTTACAGAGTTTCTGACCACTATGCTATGGAGGACTGTTTTAAAGAGCGGGTCCTATTTTGTTTCTATCTCCTGCTCTACTAgtactagggctgcaactcatGATCATTTCATTATCAACTAAGTGGTGAAAATTGTagatcattgtttcccaaagaccTTAAATGTCCATAACTTTTTAAAGGAtagcttcacaatttttccagtgtgccttaaaacaacagtcagaacagtgaaagaggttttcctcgctgtaatcattcctcctgttcatactggctgttaagacatcaaattattattaaaagattGTATTCATTCACACTGTCAGAGTCCTTTAATTAAAGGTTGTTTGTGGATGACATCAACATGTGCGATGTGTTATCTGAAATAAGAAATGGAAAgaatataatacataaaaaaccAAGAAAATCTGCTCCCCATTATATATTAATGGCAAGAATCATGCACTGACTATAAGGAGAAAATACTCCACAGTGAAGTAATGGTGCCCACTAGTGGCCAAACACACTAAATGCAACAATTAAATGCACCGGTGAATTACCCGATAAACAATTAATACTAATATCTTGGAAATCTATTACATGAATGTGAAAGTAAGAAATATTACAAAGGTTCAGACTAGTATGACATGAAGTGCACTAACATTAATAGAAATTCACAAATCAATAAGAGATAATTaactcaaatattaaatatataacattgCTTAAGAGACAACATACAGAATATTAACTATGCCACATATACAACATAACACAGGAACATTTAATCTGCATGAGCGCCGAGTGCTGCGTCATGTCGTCCTGTGCTAGCATAAACCTATGAGGCTACAAcaattttatacaataaaagactaaataaaccaggaaatatttacattttagaagctagaatcagagaatttctttttttttttctttaaactctAAATGATGAACCAATTATCAAAATGGCaatcaattttctgttgatcgactactCAATTAATTGCTGAAGCCCTAACTAGTTCACACACAAGGACTTATATTTAAACTGGGTGAGTGGCATCATACGCATTCATGCTGATGGTTTCATGATATTTCACTGATTGACAGTTGGTGGTAGTAACGTACCAAACAACAAAGTTGTATACATCCAAAGGCGAGGAAGAAGACTGGATGTAAACAACACAGGCACGCACACGTGTACATAACACGGGTTTGAGCGTAAACAAAACTGATGCAGCGGAAAATAAATAGGCTAGATAAAAATAACCAACATAACATCATGGCTCTATTCCATTTACATGTGCAGGTTTCAGGGCTCTCGTATTGGTTTGCTGGGAACCTTTAATGGAACAGAGGCTCAGATGTAATTGGACACTTGGCTACTCAATGTTTGTTGGACAGCTGTGTGTCATTTCAACATTAGTTCACCACAAGAGAGCTCACAAGTGGCTCAGAGCTGACTGAGAGTTGAGACTTCAACTGAGGTGGAGTCACCTGTCAATGAGGAGCAAAGAGGTGACCATGCAAGAAGATAATGAGGCAGGAAAACTGCTTCATAAGTGATGAGACTGCATATTCTCATATGTTATTTCTCCTTCCTGTGTAGAGAAAAGTCATACTTGAATCTCTCGAATCAAGACAAGATCTGTCAGCAGTATTTTTCATAAACTTCATAAACTGAGTTTTCTGATCTCTGTGTGTATGATCAGTGCTTTGCGTGAACTTGTAGTGTGATGCTGTggatgacacacagacagacacatgagGGCTCACCTGGATCTTATTGATGGGCACCTTCTTCTCCTGCAGCTGGGCGACCATGCCCTTCTCCTCCgagggcagcagcagcagcagggcctCTCCCCCCTCCTTGTACCTGGCTGTCCGCCCCACCCTGTGGATGTAGGTGTCTGCGTCCTCCGGACAGTCAAACTGCAGCACCCAGTTGACAGCAGGGAAGTCCAAGCCTCTGGCGGCGATGTCCGTGGCGAACAACACAGCGTTCTGCTTTCTGAGAAAGTCGTTGTAAACCTCCACCCtcttcatctgctgctgtttgccGTGCAGGGCAAGGACCGGTATGCCAGGTCTGAGGCGGCAAAAGGTCCGGAACAGGTACTGTACCTCCTTGCAGCAGGCGAAGAAGACTATGGTCTTCTTCTGCAGGTGGCTCCTGATGAACGAGTAGAGCATGTTAACCTTCTGATGGAGCTCACACAGCACGTAGCTCTGCTCCAGGGTGGCTGGGGTGCTGAACTTGGCCTTCTCATGGACCCACACGTACTCCGGGTCTTTCAGGCTGAGCCGAGCCAGGTCTTTAACAGACTTGGTCTGCGTGGCGGAGAACAGCAGCGTCTGACGCGACGTGGGGAGGTTCTCCACGATGGCGTTGAGTGTATCTGCGAAGCCCATGTCCAGGATACGGTCGGCTTCGTCCAGCACCAGCATGTGGAGGTCGGAGGCGTGGAAGGCGGCTGTTTCGTCCATGTGCTGCAGCAGGCGGCCCGGGGTGCAGATGACGATGTTGGTGCGGTGGATCTTCTCCGCCTCGCTCTTCAGCTCCTTGCCGCCGATGATGAGTCCAGCGGAGAACTCGTGGTTCTTCCCCACTTTGCGGAGGACTTCGAAGGTCTGGTAGGCGAGCTCTCTGGTGGGGGAGATGATGAGAGCGCCGAGGCCGTCCATGGAGGTCCACTGTTGGCGGTACAGGCACTCCAGAACCGGGATAAGGAAAGCTAAAGTCTTCCCGGAGCCGGTTTTGGCCGCGCCGAGTACATCCTTCCCCTGTAGAGCGAAGCCGACAGTCTGCCTCTGGATCTCGGTGGGCTGTCTGTACTGAGCCGCCTGTAGCCCCAGCAGGGTTTTCTTGGAGATGGGAAAGTCTGAAAACTTTACGGCTTCCTTGCTGTTGATGTCTGCGTACCTGCTCACGAGCCTCTGGATGTCATCGCGTTCTACCTGCCACTGCGGCCTCTGCGTCTGCGCCCTCTGTCGCTTCACTCGAGCTTTGGTcttgttgtattttttcttcCACTTCTCGAAGTTTTTGACGGGGTCGGAGGGGTCTTTGAGTTTCGCCGGTTTTGGTTTCTTACCTACGGAGTTTGAGCCTTTTTTCTCCATCATTCAAAACGAGCGGAGCAAGAAGAGAGCGTTAAACACACGCAAGTTACAGCTGCTTGTAAACACATGGGGAGGACAGCTCACCGTCGCACTCAAGATGACGTAAGACTGTTCTTCGTCCTTATTGTTTATTGGCGGTTAGCAAACAGCTTTGTGGgacattaccgccaccttctggaCAGGAGGGTGGTTCAGAACAGTTACTGTATTATTGCCTCCCAACCTTTTCCCTATTcccaccaaatgagggaatatctttttgaagaatggtgttcctcagctttggtattgattctacaagtctctggaactcttctggagggatgaacaccattcttcaaaaagatattccctcatttggtgttttggtgatggtggtggagagtgctgcctaacatgtcagtccaaaatctctcataggtgtttaattgggttgagatctggtgactgtgcaGGCCATAGCAtctgattcacatcattttcatactaaTCAAACTAtccagtgacccctcatgccctatgaattggggcattgtcatcttGGAACTGGTTCTGTTCCAATAA is a window of Thunnus thynnus chromosome 8, fThuThy2.1, whole genome shotgun sequence DNA encoding:
- the ddx10 gene encoding probable ATP-dependent RNA helicase DDX10 codes for the protein MMEKKGSNSVGKKPKPAKLKDPSDPVKNFEKWKKKYNKTKARVKRQRAQTQRPQWQVERDDIQRLVSRYADINSKEAVKFSDFPISKKTLLGLQAAQYRQPTEIQRQTVGFALQGKDVLGAAKTGSGKTLAFLIPVLECLYRQQWTSMDGLGALIISPTRELAYQTFEVLRKVGKNHEFSAGLIIGGKELKSEAEKIHRTNIVICTPGRLLQHMDETAAFHASDLHMLVLDEADRILDMGFADTLNAIVENLPTSRQTLLFSATQTKSVKDLARLSLKDPEYVWVHEKAKFSTPATLEQSYVLCELHQKVNMLYSFIRSHLQKKTIVFFACCKEVQYLFRTFCRLRPGIPVLALHGKQQQMKRVEVYNDFLRKQNAVLFATDIAARGLDFPAVNWVLQFDCPEDADTYIHRVGRTARYKEGGEALLLLLPSEEKGMVAQLQEKKVPINKIQVNPDKLQSVQQKLEAFLAQEKEQKERAQRCFVSYLRSVYLMKNKDVFDVFKLQIHEYAVSLGLALAPRVRFLNKAQAQRAEKEEQREEEQSEEEEELRSFRSQLRGEPSHQESQSSESEDSADDEEEEDQSKTLLLSEDDDDDDDLKDLDLLTVKRKDVFNLTGDQESSEEPDEDAQKKTEKETKFTEAKKVLKRNFQVNTKVTFSEKGEAVQLWPPVQRSATGKEKEEEEEEEVSGINVEKARERLKREDQEFDKQEYSRKVKAKHREKRLKAKAARREASKQHGQKSDEEEEEDEVVAYLANHSEDEFDPSTLPDPDKQRSEEEEDDDGGHQARLAKRHHSSESSDEEEEELPAGKRKKVRQQEDEHTALDTGLSLAEDEELVLQLLGGGR